The Chitinophaga sp. H8 region TTCATCCCTGGAAAAGATTACCTGCTCTTCTTTATTAGGGGTAATAGGAACGGGAATAATCTCTCTTTCCCACTTACCGGCATCCAGTGCCTTTTTGTACAGTTGCTGGCTACGCAGGGCAAACAGGTCCTGATCTTCCCGGCTGATATGCCACTGACGGGCTACATTCTCCGCAGTTTCTCCCATAGAAAACGGATGATACAACTCTGCCATCTTTTTGTTGGTAAAACGCCATCCGATAGTAGAGTCATACATTTCCGTTTTACGGCTGAATGCGCCTTCTGCTTTTGCCATCACAAACGGGGCGCGTGTCATACTCTCTACGCCACCAGCTATATAAGCATCTCCCTCACCGCACATAACTGCACGGGCAGCATCCATAATGGCCTGCAAACCGGATGCACAAAGGCGGTTGACCGTATTGCCACCCACCGTTACGGGCAATCCTGCTAATAACGCAGCCATACGGGCTACATCCCGGTTATCTTCTCCCGCCTGATTGGCAGCGCCTGCTATCACATCTTCTATTGCATGGGGATCAAGACTGGCATTGCGTTGTAACAACGCTTTTATCACCAGCGCCAGCATATCATCTGGCCTTACTGTGCTGAGCGCACCACCATAACGTCCTATTGGTGTACGAACAGCATCTACTATATAAGCAGCTTGCATATGGATATTGAAAAATTTATTGCCCGGCTAAGGTAGGGAAAATGAAGGAAGCACAACCATCCGCTATAAGTAACCAGTTATGTGCTCAGCCCTGCCTTTTATAAAGTGGTGCTATGCCCGCAAAACGCAAAGGCTATTTTTGCTCCACTATTAACCGAATTACTTTATTTCATCAAACCCCAGAAAATGAAAACTCCCCACACTACAGGGCGTTCCTGGTATGCCAGGCCCCTGACCCTTGTTTGCGAACTGCAAAAAGCACTAAAGTTTACTGCCCCGTTGTTGAGTACATTATTACTGTTAACCAGTACCCTCATCGCCCAACAGCCTGCCGAAGAAGAAGAGGCAAATCTGTCGGAACTGCATTACCGTGCTATCAAGCCCACCGCCAAAGTACTGGAAGGGAATGAGCCTTCACTCATGAAACCCACTCCTGTACCCGCTGGTAATGCTGCCCGTATCAATACTGCCCGCTTTACCAAAGCACCTTTGTGGAGCCGGCAGCTAACTACAGCTGCCAATAAGCAACTGGAGGTAGATAATGTACAACTTCTGCCGGTAGCGGCAGCCCCGGTAAAAGTGATGAATGGCACCGCTCCTGCATTCTGTACCACCCCCACGGTGGCTATTGGCTGCTGCTGGTATGGTATTAAAGATGAGTACAATAATAAAAATGTAAACTATGCCTCTCCTGCTTCCGTTTTCAATAATAATGAAAATGATGCCCGTGCTTTCGCACAAAGCCTGCAGCCGGCCATGCCTTTTTATCTGCCTTATACCAACAGTAAAGTATATCCCGCAGGTGCCTGGCAATATGATAATGGCAACGGACATGGATCAGTAGACTTCCTGAAAACAGCAGATGCCTATGGCTCCGGCATTGACCCTACCTTTGGCGTATACGCGGCTGCTCCCGGCCGGGTACTGACTGCTATGTGGAATGATCTTTTCGGCAATGTGGTGATCATTGAACATACCGCAGCTAATGGTACTAAATACCGCACCGGCTATTTCCACCTGCGCAATGGCTTCGACCACGATATCCAAATGGCAAAAAATATTGCGGTCAGCAATCCCAATGACAAAGATGCCAGGGATACCAAGTATAAAAAATTTGCCAACCTGGCC contains the following coding sequences:
- a CDS encoding thiolase family protein, with amino-acid sequence MQAAYIVDAVRTPIGRYGGALSTVRPDDMLALVIKALLQRNASLDPHAIEDVIAGAANQAGEDNRDVARMAALLAGLPVTVGGNTVNRLCASGLQAIMDAARAVMCGEGDAYIAGGVESMTRAPFVMAKAEGAFSRKTEMYDSTIGWRFTNKKMAELYHPFSMGETAENVARQWHISREDQDLFALRSQQLYKKALDAGKWEREIIPVPITPNKEEQVIFSRDEHPRETTLEKLAGLRPAFAKDGTVTAGNASGINDGAAAVLIVSEKALQEFNLTPVARIKSMAVAGVDPAIMGIGPVPASQKALRRAGITAADLGLIELNEAFASQALACMRDLELDPEKINVNGGSIAIGHPLGCSGARITATLMQELKLREQAKYSLATMCVGVGQGAAIVFERM